Within bacterium, the genomic segment TCTTATTCATATTCGTCTCGGCGTACACGAGCATGTTGTTGGTTTTCGCTACGATACGCTCCGCGCGGGATTTGATTTGATAAACCGATTCCTCACCGGAGATATAGAGCGTTCTCTGTTTTAGCTGCGCCGCCATCTGGAGCATCAATGTGGACTTGCCGATTCCGGGTTCGCCTCCAACCAGCACAAGCGAACCTTTTACGATACCGCCGCCGAGCACACGGTCAAATTCCGGAATTAAAGTGGAAATGCGGTGATCGGTATGAACTTCAATCTGATCCAATGTTTGCGCAGATTCACTGAGGTCAACGTAGGTTGAACTGTCCACGTTCTTGAAACTACTTAGAATTTTGTCAGGGGATCGCGACGGCGCAGGTTGGCCGGAAACGGTTTCTTCCACGAAAGAATTCCATGTTCCGCATTCCGGGCATTTGCCCAATGATTTGGATGATTGGTATCCGCACGATTGGCAGACAAATTGGGTTTTGATCTTTGGCATTCAGGGTTTTCAGTTAAGGGAGTGATTTCAATACCGGTTTTAGAAATTTCCACACGGTCTCTGCAATGATAACATGTCCCGCGGCTGTAGGATGAATTCCGTCCCTCTGATTAAGTTCCGGCCGGTCGCCGACGCCCTCGAGCAAAAACGGAATAAGACCCACGTTATTTTTTTTAGACAGTTCAGGATACATTTTGCGAAATTCAGCAGCGTATGCGTCGCCCATATTTGGCGGAACTTCCATTCCCGCGAGCAGGATGCGGATATTTGGATATTGCGCGCGGGCTTTGTCGATCATGTCCTGTAGATTTTGTTTGGTCAGGCTAAGCGTAATGCCGCGCAGTCCGTCATTGCCGCCGAGCTCGATCATCAGCACGTCGACCCGTTGTTTGAGAAGCCAGTCGATTCTGCGCAGTCCGCTGGACGTCGTTTCGCCGCTCAGGCCGGCATTAACGACTTTGAAATCCATTCCCTCGTTTTTGATTTTATTCTGAACTAATGAAGTGAATGCCTGCGACGGTTCCAGTCCGTATCCGGCCGTGAGACTG encodes:
- a CDS encoding arylesterase translates to MFWIKYSIFVVILCCLSPVMNAQEVGTKTILFMGNSLTAGYGLEPSQAFTSLVQNKIKNEGMDFKVVNAGLSGETTSSGLRRIDWLLKQRVDVLMIELGGNDGLRGITLSLTKQNLQDMIDKARAQYPNIRILLAGMEVPPNMGDAYAAEFRKMYPELSKKNNVGLIPFLLEGVGDRPELNQRDGIHPTAAGHVIIAETVWKFLKPVLKSLP